One genomic region from Sphingomonas paeninsulae encodes:
- a CDS encoding CheR family methyltransferase, with product MNALAVPSPALTVFADLLERRTGQRISAGRSWRIEAALRPFLRELDIPNLGVLAERIAARDEALSTRVTEALLNNETSFFRDFNMFELFSQGALSSLAESCAVTRRLRFWSAGCSTGQEAYTLAMMLRDQGARWEGWAFDILATDVSASVIARGRAGRYSQFEIQRGLPVRTMLKWFEQQGEDWVLDPDVRRSVRFATHNLLSPAPGRFDVILCRNVLMYFQAEARAQLFDHLADALDPGGILVMGAGETVIGQTARFKPHPEWRGFYAGVNATDRKPMPSVIDGANHPRA from the coding sequence ATGAATGCACTGGCTGTCCCATCACCGGCACTCACTGTTTTTGCCGATCTTCTGGAACGGCGCACTGGTCAACGTATCTCTGCGGGCCGTTCCTGGCGGATCGAGGCTGCCCTGCGTCCGTTTTTGCGCGAATTGGATATACCGAACCTTGGAGTGCTGGCGGAACGTATAGCGGCGCGCGATGAAGCATTGAGCACTCGTGTGACCGAAGCGCTGTTGAACAATGAAACTTCCTTTTTCCGCGACTTCAACATGTTTGAGCTTTTCAGTCAGGGCGCGCTTTCGTCGCTGGCCGAATCATGCGCTGTCACGCGCAGGTTGCGGTTCTGGTCGGCGGGATGTTCGACCGGGCAGGAGGCTTACACACTTGCGATGATGCTCCGCGATCAGGGCGCGCGGTGGGAGGGTTGGGCCTTCGACATTCTGGCGACCGACGTTTCCGCGTCGGTCATCGCGCGTGGTCGAGCAGGACGTTATTCACAGTTTGAGATACAGCGCGGACTTCCTGTTCGTACGATGCTCAAATGGTTTGAACAGCAGGGTGAGGATTGGGTGCTCGATCCTGATGTGCGCCGGTCAGTGCGTTTCGCCACCCATAATCTGCTGTCACCGGCACCCGGTCGGTTCGATGTGATTCTCTGTCGTAATGTGCTGATGTATTTTCAGGCGGAGGCGCGCGCGCAGCTTTTCGATCATCTCGCTGACGCGCTCGACCCCGGCGGAATATTGGTAATGGGTGCTGGAGAAACCGTTATCGGCCAGACGGCCCGATTCAAGCCGCATCCTGAGTGGCGCGGCTTTTATGCCGGTGTAAATGCTACCGATCGCAAGCCCATGCCCTCTGTTATTGACGGGGCGAACCACCCGCGCGCATGA
- a CDS encoding histidine phosphotransferase family protein, with translation MTVNAVDFASLLCSRLCHDLLSPVGALNNGIELLAEENDPEMRERCLELLAESARVSASKLKFFRLAFGAAGGFGDVVDTREAKTAIDGLLGSDGRIEINWLVGEATLSKTAIKVLLNLTLIAGDALVRGGRLDIGGEVVGGRTEIVIRAEGPRLVLDTELRTALSGEADETALTPRAAAAWLVHTLATESGGHAQVASTDPAFLLFGATLGRA, from the coding sequence ATGACCGTCAACGCCGTCGATTTCGCCAGCCTCCTTTGTTCGCGTCTCTGCCATGATTTGCTCAGCCCGGTCGGTGCGCTGAATAACGGTATCGAGCTCCTCGCCGAGGAGAACGACCCTGAGATGCGGGAACGCTGTCTCGAGCTTCTGGCCGAGAGCGCCCGCGTGTCGGCGAGCAAGCTGAAGTTCTTTCGATTGGCCTTCGGTGCTGCCGGCGGTTTCGGAGACGTCGTCGATACCCGCGAAGCAAAGACCGCGATCGACGGTTTGCTGGGCAGTGACGGTCGGATCGAAATTAACTGGCTGGTCGGGGAAGCCACACTGTCCAAGACAGCGATCAAGGTTCTCCTAAACCTGACCCTGATCGCCGGCGATGCATTGGTCCGTGGCGGCAGGCTCGACATCGGTGGCGAAGTTGTAGGGGGCCGTACCGAGATCGTCATCCGCGCCGAAGGTCCACGACTGGTCCTCGACACAGAACTCCGTACTGCGTTGAGCGGAGAGGCCGACGAAACCGCACTCACGCCTCGTGCTGCTGCAGCATGGCTTGTCCATACCCTCGCAACTGAAAGCGGGGGCCATGCGCAGGTCGCATCGACCGATCCTGCATTTCTGCTGTTCGGCGCGACGCTCGGCCGGGCCTGA
- a CDS encoding AHH domain-containing protein, giving the protein MEGWQRHHLIPQQCIRDARTRSFFSVMYGRGFRLNDFSTNGILLPTTHVQAALSGLPVHSGPHPEYNLKIIDAIGLLAIRFNFANCPREAHAALSHVRLIQARLRVFMYQDRPIPIDTIEILTLAKSSRVIDRATDTLLHMCRTPAGRGSS; this is encoded by the coding sequence ATAGAGGGCTGGCAACGACATCACCTCATTCCGCAACAATGCATACGCGACGCACGAACGCGTTCGTTTTTTTCTGTGATGTACGGCCGGGGTTTCAGACTCAACGATTTCTCGACAAATGGAATATTGCTGCCAACGACTCATGTGCAGGCTGCTCTATCCGGACTTCCGGTGCATTCGGGGCCTCATCCAGAATATAATCTCAAGATAATCGATGCGATCGGGTTGCTCGCTATCCGCTTCAATTTTGCAAACTGTCCGCGTGAAGCACATGCTGCTCTTTCTCATGTGCGTCTTATCCAGGCCCGGCTCCGCGTTTTCATGTATCAGGATCGCCCGATTCCAATCGACACGATAGAGATACTGACGCTCGCAAAGAGTAGCCGGGTTATCGATCGGGCAACCGATACGTTGCTACATATGTGCCGCACCCCTGCTGGGCGCGGTTCGTCGTGA
- the cheB gene encoding chemotaxis-specific protein-glutamate methyltransferase CheB, with product MKILIVDDSVVVRTMLARMLEEHSAFAVVGQVDRAERAIDWLSQNRVDIVLLDIEMPDRDGLAALPDVIAAGRGARIVMVSSSTAQGASVTLQALADGAADAVAKPNVGALGRHFAVDLIERLLRIGSADCSNPSTAAERFKLREVATGSIPIVAIGSSTGGLHALTTFFAAMPLAFDAPILVTQHLPAAFMPFFADQLATMSGRPCSVARDGAVAAEGAVYVAPGDAHLICERRGSKILTRLHSGEVANRSLPSIDPMFASVATAFGSSGIGVVLSGMGRDGAEGAALLAGAGADVIVQDEASSVIWGMPGAVARAGLASLCGPADALARHIVRRGAQ from the coding sequence ATGAAAATTCTGATCGTCGACGATTCGGTCGTGGTCAGGACGATGCTCGCACGAATGCTCGAGGAGCATTCCGCATTTGCCGTGGTCGGCCAAGTTGATCGCGCCGAGCGTGCCATCGACTGGTTGTCGCAAAACCGCGTCGACATCGTATTGCTCGACATCGAAATGCCTGATCGCGACGGATTGGCGGCGTTGCCTGACGTTATTGCGGCGGGAAGAGGCGCGCGGATCGTCATGGTCTCGTCATCGACAGCGCAAGGTGCGTCGGTCACTTTGCAAGCTTTGGCCGATGGCGCAGCGGACGCTGTGGCAAAGCCAAACGTCGGTGCGCTCGGTCGGCATTTTGCAGTTGACCTGATTGAGCGATTATTGCGGATAGGCTCGGCCGATTGCAGCAACCCCTCGACCGCAGCAGAGAGGTTTAAGCTTCGTGAGGTTGCAACCGGATCGATACCAATCGTTGCGATTGGTTCGTCGACCGGCGGTCTGCACGCGCTCACGACGTTCTTCGCGGCAATGCCCCTTGCATTCGATGCCCCGATTTTGGTCACTCAGCATCTCCCGGCTGCGTTCATGCCATTTTTTGCCGACCAACTTGCCACGATGTCGGGACGACCGTGCAGCGTGGCTCGCGACGGCGCGGTTGCCGCAGAGGGAGCGGTTTACGTCGCTCCGGGGGATGCGCACCTGATTTGCGAGCGGCGGGGATCAAAGATTCTAACGCGGCTACATTCGGGCGAAGTTGCCAATCGAAGCTTGCCGTCGATCGATCCCATGTTCGCCAGCGTCGCAACGGCGTTCGGCTCGAGCGGCATAGGAGTTGTCCTTAGCGGGATGGGGCGGGACGGAGCCGAAGGTGCTGCGCTGCTCGCCGGCGCGGGTGCCGATGTAATCGTGCAAGACGAAGCATCCTCAGTGATATGGGGGATGCCAGGTGCTGTCGCGCGGGCGGGCTTGGCAAGCCTTTGTGGACCTGCCGATGCACTGGCGCGACACATTGTCAGGCGCGGCGCACAATGA
- a CDS encoding chemotaxis protein CheW: MPSDKSGSLFVIAVVAGQRIALDAASVASVVDLTNIVPVPLAPAHVLGLCTIRSLILTVVDLACALGQRPEQISKRAVTMEIEGHHYAFIVSSVEQVEPSIEPVQLVDQSVGANWAAAITGRIETESGTALLLEPQRLIGTGAEMGLVGAGDKTYLVPADTKMVH, from the coding sequence ATGCCATCTGACAAATCGGGTAGCCTGTTTGTGATTGCAGTCGTCGCAGGTCAGCGGATCGCACTGGATGCCGCCAGCGTCGCATCGGTGGTGGACCTGACCAATATCGTGCCCGTACCGCTTGCCCCCGCACATGTACTTGGCCTTTGCACGATCCGCAGTCTGATCCTGACCGTCGTCGATCTGGCATGTGCGTTGGGTCAGCGTCCTGAGCAAATTTCCAAACGAGCGGTAACGATGGAGATCGAGGGTCATCATTACGCCTTCATCGTAAGCAGCGTGGAGCAGGTCGAACCAAGTATCGAGCCGGTTCAACTGGTAGATCAAAGCGTCGGCGCGAACTGGGCTGCGGCGATAACGGGCAGGATTGAAACCGAAAGCGGCACCGCGTTGCTGCTGGAACCCCAACGACTGATCGGCACAGGCGCTGAAATGGGCCTCGTCGGTGCTGGCGACAAAACCTATCTTGTCCCGGCTGATACAAAAATGGTCCATTAA
- a CDS encoding sensor histidine kinase, whose amino-acid sequence MSDVIRGRVDLSGKLIAADAMLLRLQEQAGSSLGNDIAVPALASIVRLARTLGVLISRSVICANGDHDLELIVRARPDKDGVKLSIGGWMPRPLRQPWLPPHDVSSDAPADSEISWSWETNAKLEILKTSDLIDPDIIGQNLTHVFRLIEDNLGTMPILEAAANGNSFTDQPAVMRAEPEQEVVLSGRPVRDEQGAFAGFEGSVTSANQRGDAESITKTDAGAAFTEKLDAALRAPLSRIVANADSISAQTDGPLRRDYADYAGDIANAARHLLALVDDLSDLQTVDRADLHVESEEIDLADLARQASGLLKVRAGDREIRIDSPGTHDALVARGDYRRVLQIMVNLIGNAIRYSPDAGMIWIRIEKDEDTAVLIVADQGKGIALADHIRIFEKFERVDPSEPGGSGLGLFISRRLAQAMGGDIVVDSAPGQGARFVLTLPAV is encoded by the coding sequence ATGTCTGACGTCATCAGGGGGCGTGTCGATTTATCTGGCAAGCTGATTGCCGCCGACGCGATGCTTTTACGATTGCAGGAGCAGGCGGGCAGTAGCCTGGGCAACGATATCGCGGTTCCGGCGCTGGCGAGCATCGTTCGCTTAGCTCGAACGCTTGGCGTTTTGATTTCGCGCAGCGTGATCTGTGCGAATGGCGACCATGATTTAGAGCTTATCGTTCGTGCCCGCCCCGACAAAGATGGAGTCAAACTTTCCATCGGGGGATGGATGCCGCGACCTCTGCGCCAGCCCTGGTTACCTCCCCACGATGTATCTTCTGATGCACCGGCTGACAGCGAGATTAGCTGGAGTTGGGAAACCAATGCGAAATTGGAGATTTTGAAGACGTCCGATCTGATCGACCCAGATATTATCGGACAAAATCTGACGCACGTTTTTCGGTTAATTGAGGATAATCTCGGTACGATGCCGATCCTCGAAGCTGCGGCAAATGGAAATAGTTTTACCGATCAGCCCGCAGTCATGCGCGCGGAGCCCGAACAAGAGGTTGTGCTTTCCGGTCGACCAGTCCGCGACGAGCAGGGGGCGTTCGCTGGCTTTGAGGGCAGCGTAACGAGCGCCAATCAAAGGGGCGATGCCGAATCGATAACAAAGACCGACGCGGGTGCCGCATTTACCGAAAAGCTGGATGCGGCGTTGCGCGCTCCTCTTAGCCGAATAGTTGCCAATGCTGACAGCATCAGCGCACAAACCGATGGTCCGTTGCGCCGCGACTATGCCGACTATGCTGGTGATATCGCGAATGCCGCTCGTCACCTGCTGGCGCTAGTCGATGATCTTTCCGACTTGCAGACTGTCGACCGAGCGGATCTGCATGTCGAATCTGAGGAGATCGATCTGGCTGATCTGGCGAGGCAGGCATCGGGCTTATTGAAGGTTCGAGCCGGCGATCGCGAAATTCGAATCGACAGTCCGGGAACGCATGACGCTCTTGTGGCGCGTGGGGACTACCGGCGAGTTTTGCAGATAATGGTCAATCTGATCGGCAACGCCATCCGATATTCGCCAGACGCTGGAATGATCTGGATACGAATCGAGAAAGATGAGGACACCGCAGTCCTGATCGTAGCAGACCAGGGCAAGGGCATTGCTCTGGCCGATCACATCCGCATCTTTGAAAAGTTCGAGCGCGTCGATCCGTCCGAGCCCGGCGGAAGCGGGCTCGGACTGTTTATCTCCCGCCGCCTGGCTCAGGCGATGGGTGGAGACATCGTAGTCGATTCGGCACCGGGGCAGGGTGCCCGTTTCGTGCTTACCTTGCCCGCTGTTTAG
- a CDS encoding response regulator — translation MSKSCLIVDDSKVIRKVARHILEALNYTVDEAADGREALDTCRQNVPDVILLDWNMPVMSGIEFLRAIDNDPLSSRPKIVFCTTENGNAHIKAAIDAGADEYIMKPFDRETLQTKLALVGLG, via the coding sequence ATGTCGAAATCTTGCCTGATCGTCGATGATTCCAAGGTCATCCGGAAGGTAGCTCGACACATTTTAGAGGCGCTCAATTACACCGTGGATGAAGCGGCAGATGGGCGTGAGGCACTCGATACTTGCCGCCAGAACGTTCCCGACGTGATTCTGCTCGACTGGAATATGCCGGTGATGAGCGGCATAGAATTTCTTCGGGCGATCGACAACGATCCGCTCTCAAGCCGTCCGAAGATTGTGTTTTGTACTACCGAAAATGGTAATGCACACATTAAGGCCGCCATCGATGCCGGTGCCGACGAATATATCATGAAACCTTTCGACCGCGAGACTTTGCAAACCAAACTCGCGCTGGTCGGTCTTGGCTAA
- a CDS encoding chemotaxis protein CheA translates to MDDLTQEFVAETREMLEHVSNALLDWERNPTAVRDFDDIFRFFHTVKGSCGFLDLPRIEKLAHAAESVLGDLRSGKRNSDAVLVGGLLRVIDRIMVLTSALETGNSAPDEAADAAFLTALETGVAPETFYASAPVTRRRNVRIDIDLLDAMMTQVSDLVLVRNELIRSLRPTLGADATASLLDALSARIGELRGSIARARMQPVDRLFAALPRLVRDTASELGKSVRLVIEGTDVELDREMVEQLRDPLIHIVRNAIDHGVESAERRMAVGKPVEAELRVTARQTGNQVVIAISDDGKGIDIDRLRARAVAIGLRGANLLSPEAAANLIFQPGLSTADAVTAISGRGVGMDVVRANIEKLGGNVSLVNRMGAGLTIDICVPLTLSIVTVLTVSAGGMTFAVPRAIVQEVLSIRSEAVRIERLGSGHIATIRGEKLGTLSLASVLERDEGDQTHLLIVQPTGGQRYGLLVEAVHDQEEVVVRQVAPRLATTGVFAGQALPNSGLPILVIDVLGVARRAGLNVDRAEAVVAAVTPVALPTISVLSFIGLDGQLWGVRTALVERIEDVPRRAFTVRAGDAFVTLDGLLSPVVLDGALPATDEIALLRLNDGKSRLGYPVLQIEDLVRIDEASVLSSDRNPIAVVDGEVIQLLDENILFSGVTPKRKAASHAI, encoded by the coding sequence GTGGATGATCTGACCCAGGAATTCGTCGCGGAAACGCGCGAGATGCTTGAGCATGTAAGCAATGCTTTGCTCGACTGGGAACGCAATCCCACGGCAGTCCGCGATTTCGATGATATTTTCCGTTTCTTTCATACAGTGAAGGGCAGTTGCGGATTTCTCGATCTGCCACGCATCGAGAAACTGGCACATGCCGCAGAGTCGGTGCTGGGTGATCTACGGAGTGGAAAGCGTAATTCCGATGCAGTTCTCGTCGGTGGCCTGCTTCGTGTCATCGACCGCATCATGGTTCTCACATCCGCGCTGGAAACAGGGAATTCTGCCCCTGACGAGGCAGCGGACGCGGCGTTCCTGACGGCACTCGAAACGGGCGTTGCTCCAGAGACATTCTATGCCTCAGCACCAGTCACGCGTCGCAGAAATGTGCGCATCGATATCGATCTGCTCGACGCCATGATGACTCAGGTGTCCGATCTCGTCCTTGTCCGCAACGAATTGATACGCTCCCTTCGTCCGACACTTGGTGCAGACGCGACGGCAAGTTTGCTGGATGCCCTTTCTGCGCGCATCGGCGAACTGCGTGGCAGTATTGCGCGGGCCCGAATGCAACCCGTCGACCGCTTGTTTGCCGCACTCCCTCGATTGGTACGCGACACCGCTTCGGAGCTTGGCAAATCCGTGCGTCTTGTCATCGAAGGGACCGATGTAGAACTCGATCGTGAGATGGTTGAACAACTCCGCGACCCTCTTATCCATATCGTCCGCAATGCCATCGATCATGGCGTCGAATCCGCTGAACGTCGCATGGCTGTCGGAAAGCCAGTCGAAGCCGAACTAAGGGTGACTGCCCGGCAAACCGGCAATCAGGTTGTCATTGCGATTTCCGATGATGGCAAAGGCATCGATATCGATCGACTGCGCGCACGGGCGGTTGCGATCGGATTGAGGGGGGCAAATTTGCTCTCGCCCGAAGCCGCAGCGAACTTGATTTTCCAGCCCGGCCTGTCGACCGCCGACGCCGTGACGGCAATTTCCGGCCGCGGTGTGGGCATGGATGTCGTCCGTGCCAATATCGAAAAGCTGGGCGGGAATGTCTCGCTCGTCAATCGCATGGGTGCTGGGCTGACGATCGATATCTGTGTTCCGCTGACGCTCAGCATCGTCACCGTGCTTACCGTCAGCGCTGGCGGTATGACCTTTGCGGTGCCGCGTGCCATCGTTCAGGAGGTTCTGTCGATCCGTTCGGAAGCGGTTAGAATTGAGCGACTGGGTTCAGGACATATCGCAACTATTCGCGGTGAAAAGCTCGGTACGCTGTCGCTCGCCTCGGTTCTTGAACGGGATGAGGGAGATCAGACGCATTTGCTGATTGTTCAGCCGACTGGTGGACAGCGTTATGGCCTGCTGGTCGAAGCCGTTCATGATCAGGAAGAAGTCGTTGTCCGACAGGTCGCGCCCCGACTGGCGACAACAGGCGTTTTTGCAGGACAGGCTTTACCGAATTCGGGATTACCGATCCTGGTCATCGATGTTCTGGGTGTGGCGCGGCGTGCCGGGTTGAATGTCGATCGTGCAGAGGCGGTCGTCGCTGCCGTGACACCGGTGGCACTCCCGACGATTTCGGTGCTGTCGTTTATTGGCCTAGACGGTCAGTTGTGGGGCGTTCGGACAGCCTTGGTGGAACGGATCGAAGATGTGCCGCGACGTGCCTTTACGGTGCGTGCCGGGGATGCCTTTGTAACACTGGACGGGTTACTTTCACCAGTCGTTCTGGACGGTGCGCTGCCCGCGACGGACGAAATCGCCCTGTTACGGTTGAACGATGGCAAAAGCCGTCTTGGATATCCGGTGTTGCAGATCGAGGATCTTGTCAGGATCGATGAAGCGTCGGTACTCAGCTCCGACCGGAACCCGATTGCGGTCGTGGACGGAGAAGTGATTCAACTCCTTGACGAAAACATCTTGTTTTCCGGGGTAACACCCAAACGAAAAGCGGCCAGCCATGCCATCTGA
- a CDS encoding N-acetylmuramoyl-L-alanine amidase: MIDTPSPNFDERRLPVSMLVLHYTGMIDAASAIARLTDPEAKVSAHYLVAEDGQIVRMVDETKRAWHAGKSYWRGIDDINSASVGIELVNPGHEFGYRPFAEAQIDALVPLVSEIVQRHGITRGNVVGHSDIAPARKQDPGELFPWNRLAKVRLALPRPTRNLMDPHWSDAGFLLALQRFGYEIADTLAATVAFQRRFRPELLDGTIDGECRSILLALLLPKPQGDD; this comes from the coding sequence ATGATCGACACCCCATCGCCAAATTTCGATGAACGAAGGTTGCCGGTTTCGATGCTGGTGCTTCATTATACCGGGATGATCGACGCGGCTTCGGCAATCGCGCGACTGACCGATCCAGAGGCCAAAGTATCTGCGCACTATCTGGTCGCCGAAGATGGGCAGATCGTCCGGATGGTCGATGAAACGAAACGGGCATGGCACGCGGGTAAATCGTACTGGCGAGGCATCGACGACATCAACTCCGCAAGCGTCGGCATCGAATTGGTCAATCCTGGGCACGAATTCGGATATCGTCCATTTGCCGAGGCGCAGATCGATGCGCTTGTTCCGCTGGTCTCCGAAATCGTCCAGCGTCATGGGATTACGCGGGGCAATGTGGTTGGTCATTCCGATATCGCCCCCGCACGCAAACAAGACCCGGGCGAATTGTTTCCGTGGAATCGATTGGCGAAAGTGAGGCTCGCCTTACCACGCCCGACGCGCAATTTAATGGACCCCCACTGGAGTGACGCTGGCTTTCTGCTTGCCCTTCAACGTTTCGGTTACGAGATCGCGGACACGCTTGCTGCGACTGTCGCATTTCAACGCCGTTTCCGCCCTGAATTGCTCGACGGCACGATAGATGGCGAGTGCCGATCGATCCTGCTCGCGCTTTTGCTTCCCAAACCGCAAGGCGACGACTAG